Proteins from one Aspergillus nidulans FGSC A4 chromosome VIII genomic window:
- a CDS encoding Mpv17/PMP22 family protein (transcript_id=CADANIAT00001932), giving the protein MRHAFIRRPALSPSPSRSSAPPQARLQSRRYESNTPTQRQPDHATTPKSELPAQSHISIPPTPPPVPARAAPRSLRQIIQAGPLGRMGRSYSRFQEKRPYTTQVCSSIVIYLCGDLSAQFFFPPENPPQRRMESQPEKDDNGGVAEKKGGYDPWRTMRHLTVGIGSSIPSYNWFMFLHNNFNFASKPLSILTKVVVQQAVFTPVFNTYFFSVHSLLSGASLEETWERLKVALPRSIVNSAKFWPMVTAFSFMYVPPQFRNVFSGCIAVGWQTYLSWLNQKAARQVETALTEPAPSEEQVAVVIKA; this is encoded by the exons ATGAGACATGCATTCATCCGACGCCCAGCTCTCAGCCCGAGCCCCTCCAGATCGTCTGCTCCCCCTCAAGCGCGCTTACAATCACGGCGATATGAGTCAAATACACCCACCCAACGACAACCCGATCATGCCACGACCCCTAAAAGCGAGTTGCCCGCGCAGTCGCATATCAGTATACCCCCTACGCCGCCGCCCGTTCCCGCTCGGGCTGCGCCTCGATCGCTACGGCAAATAATCCAGGCTGGTCCtttggggaggatggggCGGTCGTACTCGCGATTTCAGGAGAAACGGCCGTATACGACGCAGGTGTGCAGTTCGATTGTTATCTATCTGTGCGGGGATCTGAGTGCGCAGTTTTTCTTTCCGCCAGAAAATCCACCGCAGAGAAGAATGGAGTCTCAGCCGGAAAAGGACGATAATGGAGGTGTTgctgagaagaaaggagggtaTGACCCGTGGAGGACAATGCGCCATCTAACTGTCGGTATTGGGTCCAGCATTCCGTCGTATAACTG GTTCATGTTCCTCCACAACAACTTCAACTTCGCCTCTAAACCCCTTTCCATCCTCACGAAAGTCGTCGTCCAGCAAGCCGTCTTCACTCCCGTCTTCAACACCTACTTCTTCAGCGTACACTCTTTGCTCTCCGGCGCATCATTGGAAGAGACATGGGAACGGCTGAAGGTCGCGCTGCCTCGGAGTATTGTGAATAGCGCCAAGTTCTGGCCCATGGTTACGGCGTTCAGCTTCATGTATGTCCCGCCGCAGTTCCGCAACGTGTTCTCAGGTTGCATTGCGGTCGGGTGGCAGACTTATTTGAGCTGGTTGAATCAGAAGGCTGCAAGACAGGTTGAAACTGCGTTGACGGAGCCGGCTCCGTCAGAGGAGCAGGTTGCAGTCGTTATTAAGGCTTAG
- a CDS encoding exonuclease V (transcript_id=CADANIAT00001933) has protein sequence MPFSPQPPFDPSPDDDDFLSFSSDYGSDFSADETDLLNQLLAQVDATGPVAPAATTLQLRHSPTRQGLFSPSQPVPAAVPDIEDLGDDVSGERVSRILGKEKRHPIWQIQTAGGVLPDAFTHEAGWVPVSRGATFGMGTLFWDLIRFEHPNSTEGRERQRERDVAREQDTIKGNGDSKVKVSLDTRSPVERFRRPPNKAFSVTDLISPAWCEVQYWYTLTKHGRKQRTAAMKKGSTIHKTLEDEIYTTVPVEVTTKEDALALRIWNVIQGLRTLREFGITRELEIWGLVDGELVNGVIDQLCYECPDMELEASAASYYAEAAASRAVLPEYQMSLTDYLLSPAQGGKRLADMSRHEVEPQAAEDPVSSQSTAELQQLPRIYLTDIKTRGSNSTPTVKSSSFRPTLLQLQLYYHMLNRLVLTDDVTIELLASRYGLDPEKTFTDAFICEVGSLNDQFFDALSSLEFDPDYIPTPEDAITRQQMSQNIGNSASRSDDAKLQNPSASQDSTSVLVAHSNLSRLWKLMKDQLRLTFLPPTLTTASVAPSIPSEIQPSMLESYPTILSPLLTARYISSAPTAELHPRVLGSRSFLFDPTSLEAYVSDQMTWWRGQRTPRGVEVMEAWKCRICEFQDECEWRQEREWAYARKKRHNAAA, from the exons ATGCCATTTTCACCGCAACCACCATTTGATCCCTCAccagacgatgatgatttcctgagcttcagcagcgacTACGGATCGGACTTTAGCGCCGATGAAACCGACCTGTTGAACCAGCTTCTCGCGCAAGTTGACGCGACCGGCCCTGTGGCACCAGCAGCCACAACGCTCCAACTTCGTCACAGCCCGACGCGACAGGGCTTATTTTCTCCATCCCAGCCCGTCCCTGCGGCTGTTCCGGATATCGAAGACCTGGGTGACGATGTATCGGGCGAGCGCGTGTCTAGGATACtggggaaagagaagaggcATCCTATTTGGCAGATTCAGACGGCTGGAGGGGTACTCCCGGACGCGTTTACACATGAGGCAGGCTGGGTCCCTGTCAGTAGGGGGGCCACGTTTGGTATGGGGACACTTTTCTGGGACTTGATCCGTT TTGAGCATCCCAACTCCACAGAAGGTCGGGAGCGGCAGCGGGAAAGGGACGTGGCTCGCGAGCAGGACACTATTAAGGGGAATGGGGACTCGAAAGTGAAGGTTTCCCTCGATACGCGATCGCCCGTGGAGCGTTTTCGACGCCCGCCGAACAAGGCTTTTTCCGTCACTGATTTGATCTCGCCTGCCTGGTGCGAAGTGCAATACTGGTATACGCTCACTAAACATgggaggaagcagagaacagcagcgatgaagaagggcagTACGATACACAAGACGCTCGAGGACGAGATCTATACGACTGTTCCGGTAGAGGTTACGACGAAGGAGGATGCGCTGGCGCTACGGATATGGAATGTCATACAGGGATTGCGGACATTGAGGGAGTTTGGAATTACGCGGGAGTTGGAGATCTGGGGGCTAGTGGATGGGGAGCTGGTCAATGGGGTTATTGACCAGCTTTGTTATGAGTGTCCCGACATGGAGCTCGAGGCTTCGGCTGCTTCTTACTATGCGGAGGCGGCAGCGTCGAGGGCTGTCTTGCCTGAGTACCAGATGTCGCTGACGGACTACTTGCTATCGCCTGCGCAGGGGGGGAAGAGGCTTGCGGACATGTCGCGCCATGAGGTAGAACCACAGGCTGCGGAGGATCCGGTTAGCAGCCAATCCACTGCTGAACTTCAGCAGCTCCCTCGGATCTACTTGACAGACATCAAGACGCGAGGGAGCAACTCCACGCCGACGGTCAAGAGCTCCTCGTTCCGACCGAcgctgctccagctccagctttaCTATCACATGCTGAACCGGTTGGTACTGACCGATGATGTTACTATTGAGTTGCTCGCGTCGCGGTATGGGTTGGACCCCGAGAAGACATTTACCGACGCTTTCATTTGTGAAGTCGGCTCCTTGAACGACCAATTCTTTGATGCCCTCTCTTCGCTCGAGTTTGATCCGGACTATATCCCTACCCCCGAAGACGCAATCACACGCCAGCAAATGTCGCAAAATATCGGCAACTCAGCGTCAAGGTCCGACGACGCAAAATTACAAAACCCCTCTGCTAGCCAGGATTCAACCAGCGTCCTCGTCGCCCACAGCAACCTAAGTCGCCTCTGGAAACTCATGAAAGACCAACTCCGTCTTACCTTTCTCCCACCAACACTGACAACCGCCTCCGTCGCTCCCTCCATTCCCTCCGAGATCCAACCGTCTATGCTAGAGTCCTACCCAActattctttctcctctgctaACAGCCCGCTATATATCTTCTGCCCCAACTGCCGAATTGCATCCGCGCGTCTTGGGCAGTCGGTCCTTCCTATTCGACCCTACTTCACTTGAGGCGTATGTTTCTGATCAGATGACCTGGTGGCGCGGCCAGCGAACCCCGCGCGGTGTCGAAGTTATGGAGGCTTGGAAATGCCGCATCTGCGAGTTTCAGGACGAGTGCGAGTGGCGCCAGGAGCGGGAGTGGGCGTATGCGAGGAAAAAGCGGCATAACGCGGCGGCTTGA